The segment ATGCAAGAATGTAAAGGCAGGTTTGAACGATAAATGCCCCAACTGCAAATATGATCAATGCTGCTGTCTGTTTGATGATTGAACAAAATTCTAGCTGGTTGTTTGCAGGTTTGGAGGTCATTTTGATTATGTAAGAAGTTATGGATAAACATGCAACCAAATGCACAATTTCATTTACCGAAAACCTATCCAAAAATGACATTTATTAAACGGATCGCACATATACACACCATGGGCAAAGACGAACGGTCAGAAGCCCAAGGAAAGGAAGTTATTTCGCGACGTGACTTTCTAAAACTTCTCGCCGCTGCAGGTACTATAGCTTCCTTTACTCCATTCATTGACTGGGGGAGATTTATGCCAAACCCTACTGGCTCAAAGGCAGAACGGGCCAAAGTAATTCTTCCCGCCGGTACACAGGTTAATGTAAAGACATTTCCAGTAAATCATGCTGAAGCAATAGTATACCCAGTAACAGGCGACAGCGTTCTCGACAAAGAACCATTCAGGCTCTGGCAGCTGGTACGCTTGCCATCGGAGTTTGGGGGAGACAAAGATGACATCTCTGCGTTTCGTGCATACAGCAACGTATGTTTGCATCTATGGTGCTTATGGATGTATTGGCCCGACGAAAAGAAGAAGCGTGGTGAATGTCCATGTCATGCTTCTGTTTATGACATGAGGACAGGAAAGGCAATAGCTGGTCCAGCTTCATTTCAATCGCCACCATCAAACGTGTTACCACGACTTGATCTGGAGATCGACGAGGACGGATTTCTATGGATATT is part of the Nitrososphaerales archaeon genome and harbors:
- a CDS encoding Rieske 2Fe-2S domain-containing protein, with the protein product MGKDERSEAQGKEVISRRDFLKLLAAAGTIASFTPFIDWGRFMPNPTGSKAERAKVILPAGTQVNVKTFPVNHAEAIVYPVTGDSVLDKEPFRLWQLVRLPSEFGGDKDDISAFRAYSNVCLHLWCLWMYWPDEKKKRGECPCHASVYDMRTGKAIAGPASFQSPPSNVLPRLDLEIDEDGFLWILPPKWDPRANGIIGYGRYLA